TTTGCGTTGCAAGGCCGGTCACGATCAAGGCTTGCGGCAAGCGCGCGTTGTCATACGCCAGGCCTTCCTCGAACCACTTCCAGTCCGGCGTCTCGACCAATGCCAGGATAGATATCAGCCTGTCGGCAAGAGAATGCCTGACCTTGCGGGCATACCGATCGTCGGGAACTGCGGCGCAATAGGCGTCGAGACCGAGAAGCGTGAAGGCCCATGCGCGGGGCGAACGAAAGCTTTCCACGATCGGTAGCGCCTGGGTGAACAAGGCGGCGGCCCATCGACGCCGTGACGGGCTTGCGTCCTTGTGGGCGCACTCGCCCAGCGCCGACAGGGTTCGTCCATGGCTGTCCTCCGAACCCTTGTCTTCGAGCCAGGACCGGTTGAAGCCCATGAAGTTGCGAAATCGTCTGGTGTCGGGATTCCACGCATGCTGCACAAAGGCGGCAAAGCGGGCCGTCAGAATTTCCGAAAGGGGATGCTCGCCCGATTCATTGAGCGCGCAAGCCAATAGCAACGCCCGCGCATTGTCATCGACGCAATAGCCGTGCGCGCGATCCGGTACCGAATGCACCGCGTGCTGGAACAGGCCGGTATTGTCGCACATCGACAGGAAATGGCCCAATTGCATGTCAGGGGCTGCGGTGCCGACCGGAGCGATCGCGTCCGGCCCGGCGCGCACGATCACCTTCAGTCGGTGGCGCTGCCGCGCGTTCTCGAAGGTGGTCATGTAGCGCTCGGCCGTGCGCTCCCATGTCATCGGCCGGCTGGCCGCGTAAGCCCGCTCGCGCATCGCCTGCCGGCGAGGTTCGTCGGTCAACAATTCCGCGATTCCGTTGCCGATTGCTGCCGCGTTGCCAAAGGGGACGAGAACACCGTACCCATTGGCCAGCAATTCGCGCGCGTGCCAATAGGGCGTTGAGACGACCGGTTTTGCGAGGCCGAAGCTGTAGGCCAACGTACCCGACGTCATCTGCGCTTCATTGAGATAGGGCGTGACATAGACATCGCACATCGAAATGAATTCGAGCAGCGTGGGCTGATCGACGAACTGGTCGAGGAATACGACGTGATCCTCAACGGCGAGTTCATGCACGCGCGTCATCAGGCTCTCGCGGTATGCCTCGCCCTTGTCCCGGACCAGGTTGGGATGCGTTGCACCGAGCACG
This genomic interval from Bradyrhizobium sp. NP1 contains the following:
- a CDS encoding glycosyltransferase family 4 protein; translation: MTPLRRIAVIGNSLPRRCGIATFTTDLHRAISNSQPSLQAGIVAMTDPDQTYDYPASVALQIKDDSIGEYVAAAAFLNAGQFDIVCLQHEFGIFGGEAGAHILELLSRLTMPIVTTLHTVLAKPTAIQRTVIERIVEASSKVVVMANKGRELLRSVYRVPDDKIEVIAHGIPDFPFIGPEAAKAKLGFASRSVILTFGLLSPSKGIEVMIDAMPSILERRPDAVYVVLGATHPNLVRDKGEAYRESLMTRVHELAVEDHVVFLDQFVDQPTLLEFISMCDVYVTPYLNEAQMTSGTLAYSFGLAKPVVSTPYWHARELLANGYGVLVPFGNAAAIGNGIAELLTDEPRRQAMRERAYAASRPMTWERTAERYMTTFENARQRHRLKVIVRAGPDAIAPVGTAAPDMQLGHFLSMCDNTGLFQHAVHSVPDRAHGYCVDDNARALLLACALNESGEHPLSEILTARFAAFVQHAWNPDTRRFRNFMGFNRSWLEDKGSEDSHGRTLSALGECAHKDASPSRRRWAAALFTQALPIVESFRSPRAWAFTLLGLDAYCAAVPDDRYARKVRHSLADRLISILALVETPDWKWFEEGLAYDNARLPQALIVTGLATQTPTYVDAGLRTLRWLMIQQTTSTGHFRPVGTAGFGELRKPPRAFDQQPLEATATVAACLTAWRADNDSEWKTIATKVFSWFLGSNDLAVALVNPATGSCRDGLHPDRANENCGGESVVSYLLALAEMRQLARVNVNPTHPVALRTIGA